A stretch of Aedes aegypti strain LVP_AGWG chromosome 2, AaegL5.0 Primary Assembly, whole genome shotgun sequence DNA encodes these proteins:
- the LOC110675526 gene encoding protein artichoke-like: MFQVIYLMLMFLLLSMLASNRLIAAYTVFKIIEPEEPITNEKMYDDYPYLRELDMSYQTTFDFPENQVLLDHERLSAYICNYCGIKTIYNQTLCKLPHLTQIELKNNALQYVHPDSFQHNSRLDNIDLSGNQLVTINSQATLRHISSISILNLSHNRKLDINRVKLKCYRLKIFSCSNCATTYLHRNSFAGMPSLSHVNFKENMIEQIHYDALESLTYMKTLNIDGNRNLTMLSFTSKSLKRLSAENCPLEGTLQTSHLPELESINVRGNRITHLDELSLVAYRKINSLLLDDNELQKIPEILIKLPQLQRLCIDQNLLQPYENIYEATSVYNSRFLRQNCSQDDVFYHRFEYQLPNKNGVAIYKKKTVHSVSNNDATIDLSGRNIIFIEQDYLIDYPKVKEFIFDNNHNFDFKESTPFLKSNFVEILYMRNCSITALNSSTFMKLPNLSSLHLQGNQILSLRSTSFYPRHGLTYINLASNNLQLISLTTFQYLNELKVLILDGNRQFFKTDRTHFLISISISNLSCENCGLERLTDETFNMMSNLQTLNLQNNNVKSFDLDPLQELETLCIDDAYLDDTTLRKLEGHIDRVTELEAGCQKKSLSRLLKSNIHSKTVVHEIVGTTAAINATKETIYVKSFVETIAKTSVGQVNNIDLFVLLASMLSIWFKQT; encoded by the coding sequence ATGTTTCAGGTTATATATCTAATGTTGATGTTTCTTTTGCTCTCCATGCTGGCGAGCAATCGATTAATCGCTGCATACACCGTCTTCAAAATTATTGAACCGGAAGAGCCCATCACCAATGAAAAAATGTACGACGACTATCCGTATCTTCGCGAGTTGGACATGAGTTATCAAACGACATTCGATTTCCCAGAGAATCAGGTTCTCCTGGATCACGAACGGCTCTCGGCATACATTTGCAATTATTGCGGAATAAAAACAATCTACAATCAAACCTTATGCAAACTGCCACACCTAACGCAAATTGAGTTAAAAAATAATGCCCTACAATACGTGCATCCTGATTCATTCCAGCACAACTCCCGACTGGATAATATAGATTTATCAGGAAATCAGCTGGTTACGATTAACTCACAAGCCACTCTTCGACATATATCTTCAATATCGATATTGAATCTGAGTCATAATAGGAAACTGGATATCAATCGAGTGAAGCTAAAATGTTATAGATTAAAGATTTTTAGCTGCAGCAATTGTGCAACAACTTACCTGCATCGAAATTCGTTCGCTGGTATGCCCAGTCTGTCACATGTTAACTTCAAGGAGAATATGATTGAGCAGATTCATTATGATGCACTGGAATCGTTAACATATATGAAAACTCTTAATATCGATGGGAACCGTAATTTAACGATGTTGAGCTTCACGTCGAAATCTCTGAAACGGTTGAGTGCCGAGAACTGTCCACTGGAAGGTACTTTACAAACTTCACACCTGCCTGAGCTGGAAAGCATCAATGTACGGGGAAACCGTATTACACATCTGGATGAGCTTAGCCTCGTGGCGTATCGGAAGATCAACAGTTTACTACTGGACGacaatgaacttcaaaaaattccagagataCTCATAAAGCTACCACAGTTGCAGCGCTTATGCATCGACCAAAATCTTCTGCAACCGTACGAGAATATCTATGAAGCAACCTCGGTGTATAACTCAAGATTTTTAAGGCAGAATTGTTCTCAAGACGATGTCTTCTATCACAGGTTTGAATATCAACTACCCAACAAAAACGGCGTGGcaatttataagaaaaaaacagtGCACAGTGTTTCCAATAAtgatgccacaatagatctttCAGGTCGGAATATTATTTTCATTGAACAAGATTACCTAATCGACTACCCAAAGGTAAaggaatttatttttgacaacaatCACAATTTTGACTTCAAGGAATCGACGCCGTTCCTTAAGagcaattttgttgaaattttgtacaTGCGGAACTGCTCAATTACTGCTCTCAACAGCTCTACATTCATGAAACTTCCAAATCTATCTTCCCTACATCTTCAAGGCAATCAGATTCTATCACTTCGAAGTACATCATTTTATCCACGACATGGATTGACCTACATCAACTTGGCCAGCAATAATCTCCAGTTGATATCGCTTACGACGTTTCAATATCTCAATGAATTGAAAGTACTAATTTTGGACGGTAaccgtcaatttttcaaaactgacAGAACGCATTTTCTTATAAGCATATCGATAAGCAATCTAAGTTGTGAAAACTGTGGACTTGAACGACTGACCGACGAAACTTTCAATATGATGTCAAACTTGCAAACGCTGAACTTGCAGAATAATAATGTGAAATCCTTCGATCTCGATCCTCTGCAAGAACTGGAAACACTTTGTATAGATGACGCATATCTTGACGATACAACTCTTCGTAAACTTGAAGGGCACATCGACCGTGTGACTGAGTTAGAAGCCGGCTGTCAGAAGAAAAGTTTATCTAGACTATTGAAAAGTAATATTCATAGCAAAACCGTTGTTCATGAAATTGTTGGCACAACCGCAGCGATAAACGCAACGAAGGAGACGATCTATGTGAAATCTTTTGTTGAAACGATCGCCAAGACATCAGTTGGACAAGTAAATAACATTGATTTATTTGTGCTTCTGGCTTCGATGCTTTCGATATGGTTCAAGCAAACTTAA